Proteins encoded by one window of Halorubrum ruber:
- a CDS encoding PstS family phosphate ABC transporter substrate-binding protein produces MTQDGERLADLVSRRKILVTTGAVGAAGLAGCSGGSDGGDGSDGSDGSDGSDGGDGGDGGDGEDESADTSPLTADGSSTVYPITSLAGSLWNGNAPASDEEYWGPGQYGIDTDQNMADYWAGLYGFEPSGEEGTPPFFTSIGLNHTGVGLEKLERGQVDIGDASAPVSAEFPDRSEEELEPFTDHVVAVDAQPIVVSREIYDAGVTELTLEDVQDIYRGDVTNWSELGGPDREINAVGRAEGSGTDTSFRVNVLGDPDASMGGVDVRQGQNQQVASTVDNTDNSIAYIALAFLEPDGGVPPVALTIEGTTYRYGENLGTLDYPLSRALHCYTWDGTSNKEAAFIRMILSEYGQEMFVEPNDYLPLEDEFRQEQIDALPEPSA; encoded by the coding sequence ATGACGCAGGACGGAGAGCGTCTGGCGGACTTAGTATCGCGTCGTAAGATTCTCGTCACGACCGGAGCCGTGGGAGCGGCCGGCCTCGCGGGCTGTTCGGGCGGGAGCGACGGCGGCGACGGTAGCGACGGTAGCGACGGAAGCGACGGTAGCGACGGCGGCGACGGCGGCGACGGCGGCGACGGCGAGGACGAGAGCGCAGACACCTCGCCCCTGACCGCGGACGGCTCTTCGACCGTGTACCCGATCACGAGCCTCGCGGGGTCGCTCTGGAACGGGAACGCGCCCGCCTCCGACGAGGAGTACTGGGGCCCCGGGCAGTACGGCATCGACACGGACCAGAACATGGCCGACTACTGGGCGGGCCTCTACGGCTTCGAACCCAGCGGCGAGGAGGGGACGCCCCCGTTCTTCACGAGTATCGGCCTCAACCACACCGGCGTCGGGCTGGAGAAGCTCGAGCGCGGCCAGGTCGACATCGGTGACGCGTCCGCGCCCGTCAGCGCGGAGTTCCCGGATCGGAGCGAGGAGGAACTCGAACCGTTCACGGACCACGTCGTCGCGGTCGACGCTCAGCCGATCGTCGTCAGCCGAGAGATCTACGACGCGGGCGTCACTGAGCTCACCCTCGAAGACGTTCAGGACATCTACCGGGGAGACGTCACCAACTGGTCGGAGCTCGGCGGTCCCGACCGCGAGATCAACGCCGTCGGCCGCGCCGAGGGCTCGGGGACCGACACCTCGTTCCGCGTCAACGTCCTCGGCGACCCGGACGCGTCGATGGGCGGCGTCGACGTCCGTCAGGGGCAGAACCAGCAGGTCGCCTCGACGGTCGACAACACTGACAACTCCATCGCGTACATCGCGCTGGCGTTCCTCGAGCCCGACGGCGGCGTGCCGCCGGTCGCGCTCACCATCGAGGGCACCACGTACCGCTACGGCGAGAACCTCGGCACGCTCGATTACCCGCTCTCGCGCGCGCTCCACTGTTACACCTGGGACGGCACCTCCAACAAGGAGGCGGCGTTCATCCGGATGATCCTCAGCGAGTACGGACAGGAGATGTTCGTCGAGCCGAACGACTACCTCCCCCTCGAGGACGAGTTCCGTCAGGAGCAGATCGACGCGCTGCCGGAACCGTCGGCGTAA
- a CDS encoding mechanosensitive ion channel family protein produces MIRLTALPRWATELVSAYDRVLSELFWFLVALAAVYVLGQVVVVPFVVRVVRARNRNNPTIETAVRTYVRVALIGFATLTGVIAAGYGAVLTDSAIVIAAITFVFGIAGQQVFGSLISGIFLVADPDFNVGDWIAWPGGEGTVEAVDFRVTRVRTPDNETISVPNTELTSNALTRPYGRDTYRITETVYVAYDEDVERALMTLRSVATDTGAVLDDPAPNARVLDLGENAITVQAELWVDDPGDRDVATLRSDFRREVKRRFDEEGIAIAPPSAQSLSGELAVTERSAGG; encoded by the coding sequence ATGATCCGGCTGACGGCGCTGCCAAGGTGGGCGACAGAACTGGTGTCGGCGTACGACCGCGTGCTCTCGGAGCTGTTCTGGTTTCTCGTCGCGCTCGCGGCCGTCTACGTCCTCGGACAGGTCGTCGTCGTGCCGTTCGTCGTCCGCGTCGTGCGGGCGCGGAACCGCAACAACCCGACGATCGAGACGGCGGTCAGGACGTACGTCCGAGTGGCGCTGATCGGGTTTGCGACGCTGACGGGCGTGATAGCCGCCGGCTATGGGGCCGTCCTCACCGACTCGGCGATCGTCATCGCGGCGATCACCTTCGTCTTCGGCATCGCCGGCCAGCAGGTGTTCGGGTCGCTCATCAGCGGGATCTTCCTCGTGGCCGACCCCGACTTCAACGTCGGCGACTGGATCGCGTGGCCCGGCGGAGAGGGGACCGTCGAGGCCGTCGACTTCCGCGTGACGCGGGTCCGGACCCCGGACAACGAGACGATATCGGTGCCGAACACCGAACTCACGAGCAACGCGCTCACCCGCCCGTACGGCCGGGACACTTACCGGATCACGGAGACGGTGTACGTCGCCTACGACGAGGACGTCGAGCGGGCGCTCATGACGCTCCGCTCGGTCGCGACCGACACGGGAGCGGTCCTTGACGACCCGGCGCCGAACGCGCGCGTCCTCGACCTCGGCGAGAACGCGATCACGGTCCAGGCGGAGCTGTGGGTCGACGACCCCGGAGACAGGGACGTGGCGACCCTCCGGTCCGACTTCCGCCGCGAGGTGAAGCGTCGGTTCGACGAGGAGGGAATCGCGATCGCGCCCCCGTCGGCGCAGTCGCTCTCGGGCGAACTCGCCGTCACGGAGCGCTCGGCCGGCGGGTGA
- a CDS encoding CPBP family intramembrane glutamic endopeptidase, with protein sequence MSDDAPGSAVAERVLRVASALFAIVFALLVASAITVPAADLAVSIGLVTEGSTGYQLLRTVLQFGGFAVAVAGYLAITGEWELARVSRPDARQAAIVVGGGAVLFAFQYGALFALDQVGLSTGQNQAVVPAGDPVTYYLAMIAVSLAVVGPVEELLFRGVVQGGVRRAFDAVPAVLIASLAFGLIHLPSVSGTPVERWAYVGVVVVLGSVLGALYEWTDNVVVPGLAHGVYNATIYVVLLAQAL encoded by the coding sequence ATGAGCGACGACGCACCTGGCTCGGCGGTCGCCGAGCGAGTGCTCCGGGTCGCGAGCGCGCTGTTCGCGATCGTGTTCGCGCTCCTCGTCGCGAGCGCGATCACCGTCCCGGCAGCGGACCTGGCGGTCTCGATCGGGCTGGTCACGGAGGGGTCGACCGGCTACCAACTGCTCCGGACGGTGCTCCAGTTCGGCGGGTTCGCGGTCGCGGTCGCGGGGTACCTCGCGATCACGGGCGAGTGGGAGCTCGCCCGCGTTTCCCGACCCGACGCGCGCCAGGCGGCGATAGTCGTCGGCGGCGGGGCCGTCCTCTTCGCGTTCCAGTACGGGGCGCTGTTCGCGCTCGATCAGGTCGGGCTCTCGACCGGCCAGAACCAGGCGGTCGTCCCCGCGGGCGACCCGGTCACCTACTACCTCGCGATGATCGCGGTGTCGCTCGCGGTGGTCGGACCCGTAGAGGAGCTGCTGTTCCGCGGCGTCGTCCAGGGCGGCGTCCGGCGCGCGTTCGACGCGGTCCCCGCGGTGCTTATCGCGAGCCTCGCGTTCGGACTGATCCACCTCCCCTCCGTCTCCGGCACCCCGGTCGAGCGGTGGGCGTACGTCGGCGTCGTCGTCGTGCTCGGGTCGGTCCTCGGCGCGCTCTACGAGTGGACGGACAACGTCGTGGTCCCGGGACTGGCGCACGGCGTGTACAACGCCACCATCTACGTGGTGCTGCTCGCGCAGGCGCTCTGA
- a CDS encoding glucose-6-phosphate isomerase, with protein MRVDLGNALETTPGLTTATLDRLDDRVAAAHERIAAGMADDEFGYAALNLPEAADPDAIYAAVDGFDRPEAVLTVGIGGSALGAATLSNALSSDVDAYVLDNVDPDDTRALLADLPLDDTVVNVVSKSGTTAETLANFLVVREAMADAGVDWTERTLVTTGEAGNLRQLADRHDLPSLPVPDGVPGRFSALSTVGLAVAALQGHDVEAVLAGGRDGMESLAGSLYESPAYAYGAATYALAERGARTNAVMPYAESLETFAEWFAQLWAESLGKDGLGQTPARALGATDQHSQLQLYRAGPPDKLVTLVRPTERADVGIPETELDGLAYLGGSSLGGLLDAEFEATEASLAAADVPNVRVEIDRVDERALGELLYGMEAACVLYGELASVSTFTQPAVEWGKKAARGLLGGGDFAEAEAVDEKRELRIE; from the coding sequence ATGCGAGTGGACCTCGGAAACGCCTTGGAGACGACCCCCGGGCTCACGACGGCAACGCTGGACAGACTCGACGACCGCGTCGCGGCCGCGCACGAGCGGATCGCGGCCGGCATGGCCGACGACGAGTTCGGGTACGCCGCCCTGAACCTGCCGGAGGCCGCCGACCCGGACGCGATCTACGCCGCGGTCGACGGGTTCGACCGCCCCGAGGCGGTGCTGACGGTCGGCATCGGCGGGAGCGCGCTCGGCGCGGCGACGCTGTCGAACGCCCTGTCGAGCGACGTGGACGCGTACGTTCTCGACAACGTCGACCCCGACGACACGCGGGCGCTGCTCGCCGACCTCCCGCTCGACGACACCGTCGTCAACGTCGTCTCGAAGTCGGGGACGACCGCCGAGACGCTCGCGAACTTCCTCGTCGTGCGCGAGGCGATGGCCGACGCGGGCGTCGACTGGACCGAGCGCACGCTCGTCACGACGGGCGAGGCGGGGAACCTCCGACAGCTGGCGGACCGCCACGACCTCCCGTCGCTGCCGGTCCCGGACGGGGTTCCCGGGCGGTTCTCGGCGCTGTCGACGGTCGGGCTCGCGGTCGCGGCCCTTCAGGGCCACGACGTCGAGGCCGTCCTCGCGGGCGGCCGCGACGGAATGGAGTCGCTCGCGGGGTCGCTGTACGAATCACCCGCGTACGCCTACGGCGCGGCGACGTACGCGCTCGCGGAGCGCGGCGCGCGCACCAACGCCGTGATGCCGTACGCCGAGTCGCTGGAGACGTTCGCGGAGTGGTTCGCCCAGCTGTGGGCCGAGAGCCTCGGGAAGGACGGGCTCGGGCAGACGCCGGCGCGCGCGCTCGGCGCGACCGACCAGCACTCCCAGCTCCAGTTATACCGCGCCGGCCCGCCGGACAAGCTGGTGACGCTCGTGCGACCGACCGAGCGTGCCGACGTGGGGATCCCAGAGACCGAGCTGGACGGACTCGCGTACCTCGGCGGGTCGTCGCTCGGCGGCCTGCTCGACGCCGAGTTCGAGGCGACCGAGGCGAGCCTCGCGGCCGCGGACGTCCCCAACGTGCGCGTCGAGATCGACCGCGTCGACGAGCGGGCGCTCGGCGAGCTGCTCTATGGCATGGAGGCGGCCTGCGTCCTCTACGGCGAGCTCGCGAGCGTCTCGACGTTCACGCAGCCCGCGGTCGAGTGGGGGAAGAAGGCCGCACGCGGGCTGCTCGGCGGCGGAGACTTCGCCGAGGCCGAGGCGGTCGACGAGAAGCGCGAGCTGCGGATCGAGTGA
- a CDS encoding DoxX family protein, translating to MSVRHRSVAVAALALLATLAARPVAAHVDYVTEDSGDPLDAVAFVAEVLSDPFNAALFAGSGLLAAAGVAAYLWVRPTVVDVVVLREKLAGYGDLVPWMLRLAVGLPLVGAGFQGYLFAPTLSFDVGASPLLRVLFIGLGFFTLFGLATRITAAAGLLTYAWVLVAGDPLVVLAVEYVPVFLALLILGGGRPSADDMLLAVASTPGSYYGRIDPVHHLKSFLDEATTPLRRYVPTVLRVGMGVSFVYLGLIQKLADPGSALLVVEKYDLTSVVPVDPGLWVVGAGVTEVAVGLALIAGFFTRGAAALSFVLFTTTLFGLPDDPVLAHVALFGLASAVFTLGSGPLSFDRWFGRPALDDGEEPVAAAD from the coding sequence ATGTCCGTTCGCCACCGATCGGTCGCCGTCGCCGCGCTCGCGCTGCTCGCGACGCTCGCCGCGCGGCCGGTCGCGGCCCACGTCGACTACGTCACCGAGGACTCGGGCGATCCCCTCGACGCGGTCGCGTTCGTCGCCGAGGTGCTCTCCGACCCGTTCAACGCGGCGCTGTTCGCGGGCTCCGGCCTCCTCGCCGCCGCCGGGGTCGCGGCGTATCTCTGGGTGCGCCCGACCGTCGTCGACGTCGTCGTCCTCCGCGAGAAGCTCGCCGGCTACGGCGACCTCGTCCCGTGGATGCTGCGGCTCGCCGTCGGACTCCCCCTCGTCGGCGCCGGCTTCCAGGGGTACCTGTTCGCGCCGACCCTCTCGTTCGACGTCGGGGCGAGCCCGCTGCTCCGCGTGCTCTTCATCGGGCTCGGCTTCTTCACCCTCTTCGGGCTCGCGACGCGGATCACCGCCGCGGCCGGCCTGCTGACGTACGCGTGGGTGCTCGTCGCCGGCGACCCCCTCGTCGTCCTCGCGGTGGAGTACGTCCCGGTGTTCCTCGCGCTGCTGATACTCGGCGGCGGTCGGCCGAGCGCCGACGACATGCTGCTGGCGGTGGCGAGCACGCCGGGGTCGTACTACGGCCGGATCGACCCCGTCCACCACCTGAAGTCGTTCCTCGACGAGGCGACCACCCCGCTGCGGCGCTATGTTCCGACGGTGCTCCGGGTCGGAATGGGCGTCTCGTTCGTCTACCTCGGGCTGATCCAGAAGCTCGCCGACCCCGGCAGCGCGCTGCTCGTCGTCGAGAAGTACGACCTCACGTCGGTCGTCCCCGTCGACCCGGGGCTGTGGGTCGTCGGCGCCGGCGTGACCGAGGTCGCCGTGGGGCTCGCGCTGATCGCGGGGTTCTTCACCCGCGGCGCGGCCGCGCTCTCGTTCGTGCTGTTCACGACGACGCTGTTCGGGCTCCCCGACGACCCCGTCCTCGCCCACGTCGCGCTGTTCGGTCTCGCCTCCGCCGTCTTCACGCTCGGCTCCGGGCCGCTCTCGTTCGACCGGTGGTTCGGTCGCCCCGCGCTCGACGACGGCGAGGAGCCGGTCGCGGCGGCCGACTGA
- a CDS encoding class I SAM-dependent methyltransferase → MGFHTFDAEGADRLERPAVRYRWVSAEELIGPFAADAFGVLADLGSGTGFYTDDVAEHAETVYGVDVQSEMHEYYREKGVPDNVELVASDVSDLPFADGELDGAFSTITYHEFGSPEAIDEVARVLRPDGRFVVFDWSADGDGEHGPPVDERFSVSDARDALAEAGFDVERAETRTETFALVARAP, encoded by the coding sequence ATGGGATTTCACACGTTCGACGCCGAGGGCGCTGACCGCTTGGAGCGACCGGCGGTGCGGTATCGCTGGGTGTCCGCCGAGGAGCTGATCGGTCCGTTCGCGGCGGACGCGTTCGGCGTCCTCGCGGACCTGGGAAGCGGCACCGGCTTCTACACCGACGACGTCGCCGAACACGCCGAGACCGTCTACGGCGTCGACGTTCAGTCCGAGATGCACGAGTACTACCGCGAGAAGGGCGTCCCCGACAACGTCGAACTCGTCGCGAGCGACGTGTCGGACCTCCCGTTTGCGGACGGCGAACTCGACGGCGCGTTCTCGACGATAACGTACCACGAGTTCGGCAGCCCGGAAGCGATCGACGAGGTCGCCCGCGTCCTCCGCCCGGACGGGCGGTTCGTCGTCTTCGACTGGTCGGCCGACGGCGACGGCGAGCACGGCCCGCCGGTCGACGAGCGCTTTTCGGTGAGCGACGCACGCGACGCGCTCGCCGAGGCCGGGTTCGACGTCGAGCGCGCCGAGACGCGGACCGAGACGTTCGCGCTCGTCGCGCGAGCGCCGTAG
- a CDS encoding aminotransferase class V-fold PLP-dependent enzyme, translated as MRTIQLDDDRMTPRELRADVPALGDAAYFNFGAHGPSPEYVVEAAGSFIEEHEYGSATTDPYEHAFETYDRVRERIAEFVGADPEEIALTESTTDGINRVAGAIDWEPGDVVVRTDLEHPAGVLPWQRLEREGVEVRVLETEDGRVDRDEYAEAVADARLVCFSAITWTHGTRLPVADLVEVANDAGAFTLVDAVQSPGQVPMDVHEWGADAVAAAGHKWTLGPWGAGFLYVDRDTAAGLEPHAVGYRGVEDPTGDEIEFKPAAGRFEIGTTTAAAHVGLVEALDAVDAVGLDAIESRIESLTDRLKDGVPEDRLRSPREYESGLVTIDVDDPEATVERLGEQDIVVRSLPHPNGIRASVHAVSTEAEIDRLVEALEPEW; from the coding sequence ATGAGAACGATCCAACTCGACGACGACCGTATGACCCCCAGAGAGCTTCGCGCGGACGTCCCGGCGCTCGGCGACGCGGCGTACTTCAACTTCGGCGCGCACGGGCCGAGCCCCGAGTACGTCGTCGAGGCGGCCGGGTCCTTCATCGAGGAGCACGAGTACGGCTCCGCGACGACCGACCCGTACGAACACGCGTTCGAGACGTACGACCGGGTGCGCGAGCGGATCGCCGAGTTCGTCGGCGCCGACCCGGAGGAGATCGCGCTCACCGAGAGCACGACCGACGGGATCAACCGCGTCGCCGGCGCGATCGACTGGGAGCCGGGCGACGTCGTCGTCCGGACCGACCTCGAACACCCGGCCGGCGTCCTCCCGTGGCAGCGCCTCGAACGCGAGGGCGTCGAGGTGCGCGTGTTGGAGACCGAGGACGGCCGCGTCGACCGCGACGAGTACGCCGAGGCGGTCGCGGACGCCCGCCTCGTCTGCTTCAGCGCGATCACGTGGACCCACGGCACCCGCCTCCCGGTCGCCGACCTCGTCGAGGTCGCGAACGACGCGGGCGCGTTCACCCTCGTCGACGCGGTCCAGTCCCCCGGACAGGTCCCGATGGACGTCCACGAGTGGGGCGCCGACGCGGTCGCGGCCGCCGGCCACAAGTGGACGCTCGGTCCCTGGGGCGCCGGCTTCCTCTACGTCGACCGCGACACCGCGGCCGGCCTCGAACCGCACGCCGTCGGCTACCGGGGGGTCGAGGACCCGACCGGCGACGAGATCGAGTTCAAGCCCGCGGCGGGGCGCTTCGAGATCGGGACGACGACGGCCGCGGCCCACGTCGGCCTCGTCGAGGCGCTCGACGCGGTCGACGCCGTCGGTCTCGACGCGATCGAGTCGCGGATCGAGTCGCTGACCGACCGTCTCAAGGACGGCGTCCCGGAGGACCGACTGCGCAGCCCGCGAGAGTACGAGTCGGGGCTCGTCACGATCGACGTCGACGACCCGGAAGCGACCGTCGAGCGGCTCGGGGAACAGGACATCGTCGTGCGGTCGCTGCCGCATCCGAACGGGATCCGGGCGTCGGTCCACGCCGTCTCGACCGAGGCCGAGATCGACCGGCTCGTCGAGGCGCTGGAACCGGAGTGGTGA
- the trxA gene encoding thioredoxin, with product MSSTEAAPGEPIQLTDADAFDEQVADGVVLVDFYADWCGPCQMMEPAVEAVAEDTDATVLKVDVDVHQALAGEYGVQGIPTLLVFADGELVNQMVGAQTEEALANAVRQADA from the coding sequence ATGAGTTCGACAGAAGCTGCACCCGGAGAGCCGATCCAGCTGACCGACGCCGACGCGTTCGACGAGCAAGTGGCCGACGGCGTCGTCCTCGTTGACTTCTACGCCGACTGGTGCGGCCCGTGTCAGATGATGGAGCCCGCCGTCGAGGCGGTCGCGGAAGACACCGACGCGACGGTGCTGAAGGTCGACGTCGACGTCCACCAGGCGTTAGCCGGCGAGTACGGCGTTCAGGGCATCCCGACGCTGCTCGTGTTCGCGGACGGCGAACTGGTCAATCAGATGGTCGGCGCGCAGACCGAGGAGGCGCTGGCGAACGCGGTCCGCCAGGCCGACGCCTGA
- a CDS encoding translation initiation factor eIF-1A, giving the protein MSEESGRKNLRMPNDDEVFAVVTEHLGGNHVQLRCADGEERLGRIPGRMKYRTWISEGDVVLAEPWDWQDEKANVEWRYEDEDADQLRREGHIQ; this is encoded by the coding sequence ATGAGCGAAGAATCCGGGCGGAAGAACCTCCGCATGCCCAACGACGACGAAGTGTTCGCCGTGGTGACCGAACACCTCGGCGGCAACCACGTTCAGCTGCGCTGCGCCGACGGCGAGGAGCGGCTCGGTCGGATCCCCGGCCGCATGAAGTACCGAACGTGGATCAGCGAGGGCGACGTGGTCCTCGCCGAACCGTGGGACTGGCAGGACGAGAAGGCGAACGTCGAGTGGCGGTACGAGGACGAGGACGCCGACCAGCTCCGCCGCGAAGGCCACATTCAGTAG
- a CDS encoding AAA family ATPase: protein MSDRGGRASDRTESPDSSGETADSFDPTPSTSVDDDEGLAGRLVVVCGLPGVGKTTVAERVADHVDGRIRRTDVIRKELFDDPEYTDAETEAVYAELLARARDDVDAGDAVVLDATFADARFRADARETAAAAAAEFDLVEVACDEAVVERRIERRDGISDADFEIHLHFKELFDEVATDHVVVDNSGTEAETFAQIDAAFGENEGGEDQPTDCGDRSAPVTDAE from the coding sequence ATGAGTGACCGCGGTGGCCGAGCGTCGGACCGAACCGAATCCCCCGATTCAAGCGGTGAAACGGCGGATTCGTTCGATCCAACGCCGTCGACCTCGGTCGACGACGACGAGGGGTTGGCGGGGCGGTTGGTCGTCGTCTGCGGCCTGCCCGGCGTCGGCAAGACGACCGTCGCCGAGCGGGTCGCGGACCACGTCGACGGGCGGATCCGCCGGACCGACGTGATACGCAAGGAGCTGTTCGACGACCCCGAGTACACCGACGCGGAGACCGAGGCCGTCTACGCCGAACTCCTCGCACGCGCCCGCGACGACGTCGACGCCGGCGACGCCGTCGTCCTCGACGCGACGTTCGCGGACGCCCGGTTCCGCGCGGACGCCCGCGAGACGGCCGCCGCGGCCGCCGCCGAGTTCGACCTCGTCGAGGTCGCCTGCGACGAGGCCGTCGTCGAGCGCCGGATCGAGCGCCGCGACGGGATCAGCGACGCCGACTTCGAGATCCACCTCCACTTCAAGGAGCTGTTCGACGAGGTGGCGACCGACCACGTCGTCGTCGACAACTCCGGCACGGAGGCGGAGACGTTCGCGCAGATCGACGCCGCGTTCGGGGAGAACGAGGGCGGCGAAGACCAGCCCACCGACTGCGGCGACCGCTCGGCCCCGGTCACCGACGCGGAGTGA
- a CDS encoding S1 family peptidase, producing MEDRTRREVITVGATGLVTGVAGCSGAIPDAVERRALSGNVEDTEPPELGGFTEEELDRAESLGEDVREAVAVIRGENGAGGTAWFLDDGRLLTNSHVVDGNERFEAWPIAGEKFEPDLVGASDYLNSPYHDVAVLETDFSPTNRLSLGESDSVETGQPLIQVGHPFGIGDWVVSIGRYVERGNGETLLTSVPSLSGNSGAPLLTLDGAVVGITTGGVPRDQLNSPRPEPVDLKVYEEFTDYEWATHDDTSVLNRYVEEF from the coding sequence ATGGAGGATCGGACTCGGAGAGAGGTTATCACGGTCGGGGCAACCGGACTGGTCACCGGCGTCGCGGGATGTAGCGGAGCGATTCCGGACGCCGTCGAGCGTCGAGCGCTCTCCGGGAACGTGGAGGACACGGAACCGCCCGAACTGGGCGGATTCACAGAGGAAGAGCTGGACCGCGCCGAGTCGCTGGGGGAGGACGTCCGCGAGGCGGTCGCGGTGATCAGGGGCGAGAACGGAGCGGGCGGCACCGCGTGGTTCCTCGACGACGGTCGGCTCCTCACGAACAGCCACGTCGTCGACGGCAACGAGCGCTTCGAGGCGTGGCCGATCGCCGGCGAAAAGTTCGAGCCCGACCTCGTGGGAGCGTCTGATTACTTGAACAGCCCGTACCACGACGTAGCCGTCCTCGAGACGGATTTCTCGCCAACTAACCGGCTCTCTCTCGGCGAGTCGGACTCGGTCGAGACGGGACAGCCGCTCATTCAGGTCGGCCACCCGTTCGGGATCGGCGACTGGGTCGTGTCGATCGGGCGGTACGTCGAGCGCGGGAACGGGGAGACGCTGCTTACCTCCGTCCCCTCGCTGAGCGGCAACAGCGGCGCGCCGCTCCTCACGCTCGATGGGGCGGTCGTCGGGATCACGACCGGCGGAGTACCCCGGGATCAGCTGAACTCCCCGCGGCCGGAGCCGGTCGACCTGAAAGTGTACGAGGAGTTCACCGACTACGAGTGGGCGACTCACGATGACACCTCGGTCCTCAACCGGTACGTCGAGGAGTTCTGA
- a CDS encoding M24 family metallopeptidase — translation MVDLAARTERLDAYLDERGLEAVWFARPNGFAWLTGGDNVVDADAPTGVAAAGYDGELRVITDNIEADRLADEELPDAFAVESVPWHAGSLAEAVAERSPAPAAADFDVPGFEGVDGSRLRQPLTDDDVERYRELGREVAAAVETVCRNLEPEDPEYEVAAGIDISLASRDVDTPVVLVGGAERAQAFRHYTPSDAALGDYALVSVTAERAGLYASMTRTVAFDAPDWFEERHRAAARVEATALRATEAAAAGALSGGGEGADSDAPDPDAPDTAGDVFEAIRAAYDEVGFADEWEQHHQGGAAGFAGREWIATPESDEPVRRPMGYAWNPTVQGTKSEDTHLVTSDLTERLTKTGRWPTHEVEPVDVSGIDTEPVELAAPVIR, via the coding sequence ATGGTCGACCTTGCCGCCCGCACGGAGAGGCTCGACGCGTACCTCGACGAGCGCGGGCTCGAAGCGGTCTGGTTCGCCCGCCCGAACGGGTTCGCGTGGCTCACCGGCGGCGACAACGTCGTCGACGCTGACGCGCCAACGGGCGTCGCCGCCGCCGGCTACGACGGCGAGCTCCGCGTGATCACCGACAACATCGAGGCGGATCGGCTCGCCGACGAGGAGCTCCCGGACGCGTTCGCGGTCGAGTCGGTCCCGTGGCACGCCGGCTCGCTCGCCGAGGCCGTCGCCGAGCGCTCGCCCGCGCCGGCGGCCGCCGACTTCGACGTGCCCGGCTTCGAGGGCGTCGACGGGAGCCGACTCAGGCAGCCGCTCACCGACGACGACGTCGAGCGCTACCGCGAGCTGGGCCGCGAGGTCGCGGCCGCCGTGGAGACCGTCTGTCGGAACCTCGAACCGGAGGACCCCGAGTACGAGGTCGCGGCCGGCATCGACATCTCGCTCGCCTCCCGCGACGTGGATACGCCGGTCGTCCTCGTCGGCGGCGCGGAGCGGGCGCAGGCGTTCCGCCACTACACGCCGAGCGACGCCGCCCTCGGCGACTACGCGCTTGTCTCCGTCACCGCCGAGCGCGCGGGGCTGTACGCCTCGATGACGCGCACCGTCGCGTTCGACGCCCCCGACTGGTTCGAGGAGCGCCACCGCGCCGCGGCGCGCGTCGAGGCGACCGCCCTCCGAGCCACCGAGGCCGCCGCGGCCGGAGCGCTCTCCGGAGGCGGGGAGGGCGCCGACAGCGACGCACCTGACCCCGACGCCCCCGACACCGCCGGCGACGTCTTCGAGGCCATCCGAGCGGCGTACGACGAGGTCGGCTTCGCGGACGAGTGGGAGCAACACCACCAGGGCGGCGCGGCCGGGTTCGCTGGCCGAGAGTGGATCGCGACCCCCGAGAGCGACGAGCCGGTCCGGCGCCCCATGGGCTACGCGTGGAATCCGACGGTTCAGGGGACGAAAAGCGAGGACACGCACCTCGTCACGTCCGATCTGACCGAGCGGCTCACGAAGACGGGCCGCTGGCCGACTCACGAGGTCGAGCCGGTCGATGTCTCGGGGATCGATACCGAACCCGTCGAGTTAGCGGCGCCGGTGATCCGGTAA